The following are from one region of the Oncorhynchus tshawytscha isolate Ot180627B linkage group LG24, Otsh_v2.0, whole genome shotgun sequence genome:
- the LOC112223876 gene encoding DDB1- and CUL4-associated factor 7 isoform X1: MSLHGKRKEIYKYEAPWTVYAMNWSVRPDKRFRLALGSFVEEYNNKVQIVGLEEESSEFVCRNTFDHPYPTTKIMWIPDTKGVYPDLLATSGDYLRIWRVSDTETRLECLLNNNKNSDFCAPLTSFDWNEVDPNLLGTSSIDTTCTIWGLETGQVLGRVNLVSGHVKTQLIAHDKEVYDIAFSRAGGGRDMFASVGADGSVRMFDLRHLEHSTIIYEDPQHHPLLRLCWNKQDPNYLATMAMDGMEVVILDVRVPCTPVARLNNHRACVNGIAWAPHSSCHICTAVADDHQALIWDIQQMPRAIEDPILAYTAEGEINNVQWASTQPDWIAICYNNCLEILRV; encoded by the exons ATGTCGCTTCACGGTAAGCGCAAAGAAATTTACAAATACGAGGCGCCATGGACGGTATATGCAATGAATTGGAGTGTGCGACCAGACAAGCGCTTTCGTCTCGCTCTTGGCAGCTTTGTCGAGGAGTACAATAACAAG GTTCAGATAGTTGGATTGGAGGAGGAGAGCTCAGAGTTTGTCTGCCGGAACACATTCGACCACCCTTACCCCACCACAAAAATTATGTGGATTCCCGACACCAAGGGTGTGTATCCTGACCTGCTGGCTACCAGTGGAGACTACCTGCGCATTTGGAGG GTGAGTGACACTGAGACTCGTCTGGAATGCctgctcaacaacaacaaaaactctgACTTCTGTGCACCGCTGACATCCTTTGACTGGAATGAGGTGGACCCTAACCTGCTGG GTACCTCCAGTATTGACACCACCTGCACTATCTGGGGCCTGGAGACAGGTCAGGTACTGGGCAGGGTCAACCTGGTGTCTGGCCATGTCAAGACTCAGCTCATTGCCCATGACAAAGAG GTCTATGACATCGCATTCAGCCGAGCCGGTGGTGGCCGGGACATGTTTGCGTCGGTGGGGGCAGATGGCTCTGTGCGCATGTTTGACTTGCGCCACTTGGAGCACAGCACCATCATCTACGAGGACCCCCAGCACCACCCACTGCTCCGCCTCTGCTGGAACAAACAAGACCCCAACTACCTGGCCACCATGGCGATGGACGGAATGGAG GTGGTGATCTTGGACGTCCGTGTGCCATGCACCCCAGTGGCCAGACTTAACAACCACCGCGCCTGTGTCAACGGCATCGCCTGGGCGCCCCACTCCTCCTGCCACATTTGTACAGCAG TAGCGGATGACCATCAGGCGCTGATCTGGGACATCCAGCAGATGCCCAGGGCCATCGAGGACCCCATCCTGGCCTACACGGCCGAAGGCGAGATCAATAACGTCCAGTGGGCATCCACCCAGCCTGACTGGATCGCAATCTGCTACAACAACTGCCTAGAGATTCTCCGCGTCTGA
- the LOC112223876 gene encoding DDB1- and CUL4-associated factor 7 isoform X2 — MSLHGKRKEIYKYEAPWTVYAMNWSVRPDKRFRLALGSFVEEYNNKVQIVGLEEESSEFVCRNTFDHPYPTTKIMWIPDTKGVYPDLLATSGDYLRIWRVSDTETRLECLLNNNKNSDFCAPLTSFDWNEVDPNLLGTSSIDTTCTIWGLETGQVLGRVNLVSGHVKTQLIAHDKEVYDIAFSRAGGGRDMFASVGADGSVRMFDLRHLEHSTIIYEDPQHHPLLRLCWNKQDPNYLATMAMDGMEVVILDVRVPCTPVARLNNHRACVNGIAWAPHSSCHICTAADDHQALIWDIQQMPRAIEDPILAYTAEGEINNVQWASTQPDWIAICYNNCLEILRV, encoded by the exons ATGTCGCTTCACGGTAAGCGCAAAGAAATTTACAAATACGAGGCGCCATGGACGGTATATGCAATGAATTGGAGTGTGCGACCAGACAAGCGCTTTCGTCTCGCTCTTGGCAGCTTTGTCGAGGAGTACAATAACAAG GTTCAGATAGTTGGATTGGAGGAGGAGAGCTCAGAGTTTGTCTGCCGGAACACATTCGACCACCCTTACCCCACCACAAAAATTATGTGGATTCCCGACACCAAGGGTGTGTATCCTGACCTGCTGGCTACCAGTGGAGACTACCTGCGCATTTGGAGG GTGAGTGACACTGAGACTCGTCTGGAATGCctgctcaacaacaacaaaaactctgACTTCTGTGCACCGCTGACATCCTTTGACTGGAATGAGGTGGACCCTAACCTGCTGG GTACCTCCAGTATTGACACCACCTGCACTATCTGGGGCCTGGAGACAGGTCAGGTACTGGGCAGGGTCAACCTGGTGTCTGGCCATGTCAAGACTCAGCTCATTGCCCATGACAAAGAG GTCTATGACATCGCATTCAGCCGAGCCGGTGGTGGCCGGGACATGTTTGCGTCGGTGGGGGCAGATGGCTCTGTGCGCATGTTTGACTTGCGCCACTTGGAGCACAGCACCATCATCTACGAGGACCCCCAGCACCACCCACTGCTCCGCCTCTGCTGGAACAAACAAGACCCCAACTACCTGGCCACCATGGCGATGGACGGAATGGAG GTGGTGATCTTGGACGTCCGTGTGCCATGCACCCCAGTGGCCAGACTTAACAACCACCGCGCCTGTGTCAACGGCATCGCCTGGGCGCCCCACTCCTCCTGCCACATTTGTACAGCAG CGGATGACCATCAGGCGCTGATCTGGGACATCCAGCAGATGCCCAGGGCCATCGAGGACCCCATCCTGGCCTACACGGCCGAAGGCGAGATCAATAACGTCCAGTGGGCATCCACCCAGCCTGACTGGATCGCAATCTGCTACAACAACTGCCTAGAGATTCTCCGCGTCTGA